A genome region from Stenotrophomonas maltophilia includes the following:
- a CDS encoding peroxiredoxin — protein MNNGDTLDSTTLSLPLALSGGNQATLGDYAGQWLVLYFYPKDSTPGCTTEGIDFNALLPKFRKAGAVVLGVSRDSVKSHDNFCAKQGFSFPLVSDGDEALCTAFDVIKMKNMYGKQVRGIERSTFLISPDSRIVQSWRKVKVAGHADAVLAELKASQSK, from the coding sequence ATGAACAACGGCGATACCCTGGACAGCACTACCCTCTCCCTGCCGCTGGCACTGTCCGGTGGCAACCAGGCCACCCTCGGCGACTATGCCGGCCAGTGGCTGGTGCTGTACTTCTACCCCAAGGACAGCACGCCCGGCTGCACCACCGAAGGCATCGACTTCAACGCGCTGCTGCCGAAGTTCAGGAAGGCCGGTGCGGTCGTGCTCGGTGTCTCGCGCGACTCGGTGAAGTCGCACGACAACTTCTGTGCCAAGCAGGGCTTCAGCTTCCCGCTGGTCAGCGATGGCGACGAAGCGCTGTGCACCGCCTTCGACGTGATCAAGATGAAGAACATGTACGGCAAGCAGGTACGTGGCATCGAACGCAGCACCTTCCTGATTTCCCCCGACAGCCGCATCGTGCAGTCCTGGCGCAAGGTCAAGGTTGCCGGCCATGCCGATGCTGTTCTCGCCGAACTGAAGGCCTCCCAGTCCAAGTGA
- the dapA gene encoding 4-hydroxy-tetrahydrodipicolinate synthase: MSLSGLITALATPFRADGALDPDGWQRLLHLQLEGRVHGVVVAGSTGEAATLTDAEYDLLLASAVERIGGRIPVIAGTGLSGTAKTIEQTRRAAALGASHALVVTPPYVRPTQAGLIAHYRAVADQGGLPVVLYNVPGRTGCDMQPETVAELASHPNIVGIKEAVGDTGRVQALLALRSPQFAVLSGDDGTAARSIQAGVDGLISVGSNVLPGAYRRMCELAAAHDHEATGSWDARLQPFHDFCGVEPNPIPVKALLRRIGIGHDLRLPLLPLSAPHHAAADHLAGDIAALEALSSH; encoded by the coding sequence TTGTCCCTTTCCGGCCTCATCACCGCGCTGGCGACCCCGTTCCGGGCCGACGGCGCCCTCGATCCCGACGGTTGGCAGCGCCTGCTGCACCTGCAACTGGAAGGTCGCGTCCACGGCGTTGTCGTTGCCGGCTCGACCGGCGAAGCGGCAACGCTCACCGATGCCGAGTACGACCTGCTGCTTGCCAGCGCGGTCGAGCGCATCGGCGGCCGCATTCCGGTCATCGCCGGTACCGGCCTGTCGGGCACCGCCAAAACCATCGAACAGACCCGCCGCGCCGCTGCACTCGGTGCCAGCCACGCGCTGGTGGTCACCCCGCCATACGTGCGGCCGACCCAGGCCGGCCTGATCGCGCACTACCGAGCGGTGGCCGACCAGGGTGGGTTGCCGGTCGTGCTGTACAACGTGCCCGGCCGTACCGGTTGCGACATGCAGCCGGAGACCGTGGCCGAACTGGCCAGCCATCCCAACATCGTCGGCATCAAGGAGGCGGTGGGCGACACCGGCCGGGTGCAGGCGCTGCTGGCCCTGCGCAGCCCGCAGTTCGCCGTGCTCAGCGGTGACGACGGCACGGCGGCCCGGTCGATCCAGGCCGGTGTCGATGGCTTGATCTCGGTCGGTTCCAACGTGCTTCCGGGCGCCTACCGCCGGATGTGCGAGCTGGCCGCCGCCCACGACCATGAAGCCACCGGGTCCTGGGACGCGCGCCTGCAGCCGTTCCATGACTTCTGCGGTGTCGAGCCGAACCCGATTCCGGTCAAGGCGCTGCTGCGCCGTATCGGCATCGGCCACGACCTGCGCCTGCCGCTGCTGCCGCTGTCGGCGCCGCACCATGCGGCTGCCGACCATCTTGCCGGCGACATCGCCGCGCTCGAAGCCCTTTCCAGCCACTGA
- a CDS encoding glycine cleavage system protein R produces the protein MTDTTPRPAPSENHLLINAYTTHPESPLLSVTRRIADSGCNLVDARLATVGRDVSVTALATGSWDSVAKLEAMLTRLEREEGLKLVWYRTAAKQAQSNLLPYIVEVIAADKPGILFQLADFFDRQGITIENLQSTRYRAMQTGAEMFSAQVTIGVPANMHIAALRDDFLEFCDHLNLDAIMDPMKF, from the coding sequence TTGACCGACACCACCCCGCGCCCCGCGCCGAGCGAAAACCACCTCCTGATCAACGCCTATACGACGCATCCGGAGTCCCCCCTGCTGTCCGTCACCCGCCGCATCGCCGACAGCGGCTGCAACCTGGTGGACGCACGCCTGGCCACGGTCGGTCGCGATGTCTCGGTCACCGCCCTGGCCACCGGCTCCTGGGACTCGGTAGCCAAGCTGGAAGCGATGCTGACCCGGCTCGAGCGCGAGGAAGGCCTGAAGCTGGTCTGGTACCGCACCGCCGCCAAGCAGGCGCAGTCCAACCTGCTGCCGTACATCGTCGAGGTGATCGCCGCCGACAAGCCGGGCATCCTGTTCCAGCTGGCCGATTTCTTCGACCGCCAGGGCATCACCATCGAGAACCTGCAGAGCACCCGCTACCGCGCCATGCAGACCGGTGCGGAGATGTTCAGCGCGCAGGTCACCATCGGCGTGCCGGCCAACATGCACATCGCCGCGCTGCGCGACGATTTCCTCGAGTTCTGCGACCACCTGAACCTGGACGCGATCATGGACCCGATGAAATTCTGA
- a CDS encoding PhoH family protein, with protein sequence MTRGKRIYVLDTNVLMHDPTALFKFEEHDVYLPMQVIEELDNGKKGTSEASRNARQVSRFLNELVQASGLDNLADGIPLQRPNGLQLRGKQSAGKLRFQTSHFDAGKSFGKVIPDNAILGAILALKEETPDLPVVFVSKDINLRIKAAIAGIVSEDYENDRALDDFSLLYTGATELPEDFWKRHGDDLRSWSDKGRTHYEILAQDGEEWYPNQYVYLPGEDEVELRVSRVVGDGKVVLSLVDDFRHGSHAVWGISARNREQNFALNALMDPEIDFVTLLGTAGTGKTLLALAAGLAQTMDQQRYREIIMTRATVSVGEDIGFLPGTEEEKMTPWMGALTDNLEVLTHNQEGGTWGRQATNDLLASRIKIRSMNFMRGRTFLSRYLILDEAQNLTPKQMKTLITRAGPGTKIVCLGNVEQIDTPYLTETTSGLTYAVDRFKNWPHSAHITLRRGERSRLADYASEVL encoded by the coding sequence ATGACCCGAGGCAAGCGCATCTACGTGCTGGATACCAACGTGCTGATGCACGATCCCACCGCGCTGTTCAAATTCGAAGAGCACGACGTCTACCTGCCCATGCAGGTGATCGAGGAGCTGGACAACGGCAAGAAGGGCACCTCCGAAGCGAGCCGCAACGCCCGCCAGGTGAGCCGCTTCCTCAACGAGCTGGTGCAGGCGTCGGGCCTGGACAACCTGGCCGACGGCATTCCGCTGCAGCGGCCCAATGGCCTGCAGCTGCGCGGCAAGCAGAGCGCGGGCAAGCTGCGCTTCCAGACCAGCCATTTCGATGCCGGCAAGAGCTTCGGCAAGGTCATCCCGGACAACGCCATCCTCGGCGCGATCCTGGCCCTGAAGGAAGAGACCCCGGACCTGCCGGTGGTGTTCGTTTCCAAGGACATCAACCTGCGGATCAAGGCTGCGATCGCCGGCATCGTGTCCGAGGACTACGAGAACGACCGCGCGCTGGACGATTTCAGCCTGCTCTACACCGGCGCCACCGAGCTGCCGGAAGACTTCTGGAAGCGCCATGGCGACGACCTGCGCAGCTGGAGCGACAAGGGCCGTACCCATTACGAAATCCTCGCGCAGGACGGCGAGGAGTGGTATCCGAACCAGTACGTCTACCTGCCCGGCGAAGACGAAGTCGAACTGCGCGTAAGCCGCGTGGTCGGCGACGGCAAGGTGGTGCTGTCGCTGGTCGATGATTTCCGCCACGGCAGCCACGCCGTGTGGGGCATCAGTGCGCGCAACCGCGAGCAGAACTTCGCGCTCAACGCACTGATGGACCCGGAGATCGACTTCGTCACCCTGCTGGGTACCGCCGGTACCGGCAAGACCCTGCTGGCACTGGCCGCCGGCCTGGCGCAGACGATGGACCAGCAGCGCTACCGCGAGATCATCATGACCCGCGCCACGGTCAGCGTCGGCGAGGACATCGGTTTCCTGCCGGGCACCGAGGAAGAGAAGATGACGCCGTGGATGGGCGCGCTGACCGACAACCTGGAAGTGCTCACGCACAACCAGGAAGGCGGCACCTGGGGCCGCCAGGCCACCAACGACCTGCTCGCCAGCCGCATCAAGATCCGCTCGATGAACTTCATGCGCGGCCGCACCTTCCTGTCGCGCTACCTGATCCTGGACGAGGCGCAGAACCTCACCCCGAAGCAGATGAAGACGCTGATCACCCGTGCCGGCCCCGGCACCAAGATCGTCTGCCTGGGCAACGTCGAGCAGATCGACACCCCGTACCTGACCGAAACCACTTCGGGCCTGACCTACGCGGTGGATCGCTTCAAGAACTGG